The following coding sequences lie in one Corynebacterium anserum genomic window:
- a CDS encoding FecCD family ABC transporter permease, whose product MLPILVVLMIASLYLGSRGLSPSDVTAILLHGPAEKVAENPTGVELEQSGIIWDLRVPRTLLAVIVGAALAMAGAIAQSWTRNPLADPGIIGVNAGAGFAVAAALAAGWATTVGQRALMGLLGALLAAVIVLVISRVSRDPLTLVLIGVGVTFALQAATNLLSLYSSDTLEGMRRWTVGSTSGRGMDDVAAAAIGLALGVACATAAARSLDLLAMGEDVAQALGGSPARARFLAAAAVIILAGTATATVGVVTFVGFAVPHVLRPITGPALTRLLVPTAVVGGVAVLLADILGRFLLQPNELEMSIVLAVIGAPLMIAAVRRRRHSPVSTDMEVPV is encoded by the coding sequence ATGATCGCCTCCCTCTACCTTGGCTCGCGTGGACTTTCTCCGTCCGACGTCACTGCGATTCTTCTCCACGGCCCTGCTGAAAAAGTAGCGGAGAACCCTACGGGAGTGGAGCTAGAGCAGTCAGGAATCATCTGGGACTTACGCGTACCACGCACGTTGTTGGCGGTGATTGTCGGTGCGGCATTGGCGATGGCGGGTGCGATTGCTCAGAGTTGGACACGCAATCCATTAGCCGATCCAGGGATCATTGGTGTTAATGCCGGTGCTGGTTTTGCAGTTGCTGCTGCACTGGCAGCGGGATGGGCAACAACCGTCGGACAGCGGGCACTTATGGGTCTGCTCGGAGCGCTGTTGGCGGCGGTGATTGTGTTGGTGATCTCTCGCGTCTCGCGCGATCCGCTGACTCTAGTACTCATCGGCGTGGGTGTCACTTTCGCTTTGCAGGCAGCAACGAACCTGCTGAGCCTCTACTCCTCCGACACATTGGAAGGAATGCGCCGGTGGACAGTTGGTTCGACGTCAGGGCGGGGAATGGATGACGTCGCAGCGGCGGCTATTGGCTTGGCACTCGGTGTGGCGTGTGCAACGGCTGCGGCTCGCTCTCTGGATTTGCTGGCGATGGGGGAAGACGTAGCTCAAGCCCTGGGCGGTTCGCCTGCACGAGCGAGGTTTCTCGCGGCGGCTGCGGTAATCATCCTCGCGGGCACGGCAACAGCCACGGTGGGGGTCGTGACTTTCGTTGGCTTTGCGGTGCCTCATGTGCTTCGACCAATTACGGGTCCAGCGCTGACGAGGCTGCTTGTACCTACCGCAGTGGTCGGTGGTGTAGCGGTTCTTCTCGCCGATATTCTGGGGCGTTTTCTCCTGCAACCAAACGAGTTGGAAATGTCTATCGTGCTGGCGGTTATCGGCGCACCACTAATGATTGCTGCGGTGCGGAGGCGTCGACACTCACCAGTCTCGACAGATATGGAGGTGCCGGTGTGA
- a CDS encoding FecCD family ABC transporter permease: MRVALSTLGFIVLTGVCYCILLGQGAVKLNPVEVLDVLTGGGTHQAVNVVWDLRLPMAIATVFVGAALGLAGSWTQTMARNPLASPDILGVSGGAAVLVVAGTVLSRPAWSEEIPTFWWRAGLALIGALLIVMLLMLLGGFGTSQRVVIVGLALSFLTQSLVQYLMLKAELTRAADAQTWLAGSTGFVRSEALMPMAVGLAPFVLLGFLVTRDLPLLAHDDATASTLGVPVPKVRTVLLIAATGVVAVVVSLVGPIGFVALLAPQVAKLVADTPTPHPVCSAAAGAALMTTCAVVAGTLPFTAPVGLVTAIIGGPALVWLVWVAARRGTLKGFNA, translated from the coding sequence ATGCGTGTAGCGCTGTCTACGCTGGGCTTCATTGTGTTGACGGGAGTGTGCTACTGCATTCTTTTAGGGCAAGGGGCGGTAAAACTCAACCCTGTGGAAGTGCTCGATGTGCTCACTGGTGGCGGCACCCACCAGGCTGTGAATGTGGTGTGGGATCTGCGCCTTCCGATGGCTATAGCCACCGTGTTCGTCGGTGCAGCTTTGGGTTTAGCGGGCTCCTGGACACAAACGATGGCGCGTAATCCACTGGCTAGCCCGGATATCTTGGGAGTGTCCGGCGGTGCGGCCGTGTTGGTTGTCGCTGGCACTGTGCTGTCACGTCCAGCGTGGAGCGAGGAAATCCCTACCTTTTGGTGGCGTGCTGGGTTGGCACTAATCGGAGCACTCCTCATCGTCATGCTACTCATGTTGCTGGGTGGTTTTGGTACCTCTCAGCGAGTAGTCATTGTCGGACTCGCGCTGTCCTTCCTCACACAATCCCTAGTGCAATATTTGATGCTCAAGGCGGAACTCACACGGGCGGCGGATGCCCAAACGTGGCTCGCTGGATCCACCGGTTTCGTCCGTTCGGAAGCTCTGATGCCCATGGCTGTTGGGCTTGCTCCCTTTGTTCTCTTGGGGTTCCTGGTCACACGGGATTTGCCCCTTCTCGCTCATGATGACGCCACCGCTTCCACTCTCGGGGTGCCCGTCCCCAAGGTTCGGACGGTACTACTCATAGCGGCGACAGGTGTTGTTGCTGTAGTCGTATCGCTCGTGGGGCCGATCGGCTTTGTCGCCTTGCTTGCTCCGCAGGTAGCGAAGCTGGTGGCAGACACTCCTACTCCTCATCCAGTGTGTTCTGCTGCTGCGGGTGCGGCGCTAATGACAACGTGCGCAGTGGTCGCCGGAACACTTCCATTTACAGCTCCTGTAGGGCTGGTGACCGCCATTATTGGCGGACCTGCTTTGGTGTGGCTGGTGTGGGTCGCCGCGCGCCGCGGAACCCTGAAAGGATTCAACGCATGA